A genomic region of Thunnus maccoyii chromosome 13, fThuMac1.1, whole genome shotgun sequence contains the following coding sequences:
- the LOC121910073 gene encoding sodium-dependent phosphate transport protein 2A-like isoform X1, which translates to MPNLILILMLSACLSLFVCLSLPGRVAGDIFQENAILSNPVAGLVVGILVTVLVQSSSTSTSIIVSLVSSGLLDVRSAIPIIMGSNIGTSVTNTIVALMQAGEREEFERAFAGATVHDCFNWLSVLVLLPLEAVSGLLRYLSQVVVNTLQFSTGEEAPELLKVLTEPLTKKIIQLDRSVIAAIATGDQSVRNKSLVKHWCLTTNMMVLV; encoded by the exons ATGCCCAACCTGATTTTGATATTAATGctttctgcctgcctgtcactctttgtttgtctttcccTTCCAGGCAGGGTAGCAGGAGATATCTTTCAGGAAAATGCCATCTTGTCTAATCCAGTGGCAGGGCTTGTGGTGGGAATACTAGTGACAGTGTTGGTCCAGAGCTCCTCCACCTCAACTTCCATCATAGTCAGCCTCGTCTCTTCTGGTT TGCTGGATGTTCGGTCAGCTATTCCAATCATCATGGGCTCCAACATTGGAACATCAGTCACTAATACTATTGTTGCTCTGATGCAAGCTGGGGAGAGAGAAGAGTTTGAACG ggCATTTGCAGGAGCTACAGTCCATGACTGTTTTAACTGGTTGTCTGTCTTGGTGCTTCTCCCTCTGGAAGCTGTGAGCGGTCTGTTGAGGTATCTGTCACAGGTCGTGGTCAACACGCTACAGTTCAGTACTGGAGAGGAAGCACCTGAACTTCTTAAAGTCCTCACTGAGCCACTCACTAAAAAGATTATCCAG CTGGATCGGTCAGTTATTGCAGCCATCGCTACAGGAGACCAGAGTGTGAGAAACAAGAGTCTGGTGAAGCACTGGTGTCTAACCACAAACATGATGGTACTGGTATGA
- the LOC121910073 gene encoding sodium-dependent phosphate transport protein 2A-like isoform X2, giving the protein METQLRTQQVKTVVSALCKIPLLVLLLYIFVCSLDILSSAFQLAGGRVAGDIFQENAILSNPVAGLVVGILVTVLVQSSSTSTSIIVSLVSSGLLDVRSAIPIIMGSNIGTSVTNTIVALMQAGEREEFER; this is encoded by the exons ATGGAAACTCAGCTGAGAACACAGCAAGTGAAAACCGTGGTATCTGCTCTCTGCAAAATCCCGCTCCTCGTTCTGCTCCTGTACATCTTTGTGTGTTCCCTTGACATTTTAAGCTCTGCCTTCCAACTAGCTGGGG GCAGGGTAGCAGGAGATATCTTTCAGGAAAATGCCATCTTGTCTAATCCAGTGGCAGGGCTTGTGGTGGGAATACTAGTGACAGTGTTGGTCCAGAGCTCCTCCACCTCAACTTCCATCATAGTCAGCCTCGTCTCTTCTGGTT TGCTGGATGTTCGGTCAGCTATTCCAATCATCATGGGCTCCAACATTGGAACATCAGTCACTAATACTATTGTTGCTCTGATGCAAGCTGGGGAGAGAGAAGAGTTTGAACGGTAG
- the LOC121910067 gene encoding solute carrier family 22 member 5-like isoform X5, which yields MGLVFFCRCLIPKNSAKRRSGVARLAITPTVTEGKLKINGCPTAPKHCTVPNGFGVLSIVFVADIPSHHCMVPEVDLTEDWQNAIIPIEVVNGKQERSRCSRYRLDVVRNLSAQGLIPGIDVNLADLQQEECVDGWTYSKDIYQSTIVSEYDLVCSEQWKQPFTATLYFLGVLVGSFFSGQLSDRFGRKPVFFATMAVQTIFTFVQVFSPSWTVFSIFLFFSGLGQIANYIAAFVLGTEILTGNVRVLFSSLGVCLCFAIGYMMLPLFAYFLRDWKSLLLAIALSGLLYIPLWWFIPESPRWLLSQGKVEQAEAILRNAAKQNKVEAPKVIFECCGDDEKKSLYKKEKLHTAFDLLRTSNIRTTTLILCLVWFTLSTGYYGLSLNTSKLGADAYISCFISAAVEVPAYLFSWLALKYFPRRLSSCCTVLLGGVSLYFIQLVPETLPEVSITLEMLGKCGFACGTSMMFAYTAELYPTVLRNTATGTCSMFSRVGGCSAPFLIQLSSYFKYLPYIILGTLAVLSAFATLFLPESFGRPLPETVDQMYKRERVKCPCITGKETPEPVVLSESQL from the exons CACTGTCCCCAACGGATTTGGAGTTTTATCCATCGTCTTCGTGGCTGACATTCCCAGTCACCACTGCATGGTTCCTGAAGTTGACCTGACTGAAGATTGGCAAAATGCTATCATACCAATAGAG GTGGTGAACGGGAAACAGGAGCGGAGCCGATGCAGCAGATACAGGCTGGATGTGGTCAGAAATCTCTCTGCTCAGGGACTCATTCCTGGCATTGATGTCAACCTCGCTGACCTGCAGCAGGAGGAATGTGTGGATGGATGGACCTACAGCAAAGACATCTACCAATCCACCATAGTCTCTGAG TATGACCTGGTGTGCAGTGAGCAGTGGAAGCAGCCTTTCACCGCCACGCTTTACTTCCTAGGAGTTCTTGTTGGATCCTTCTTCTCAGGACAGCTCTCAGATCG ATTTGGAAGGAAGCCTGTATTTTTCGCAACCATGGCAGTTCAGACAATTTTCACCTTTGTTCAAGTGTTCTCACCTTCATGGACGGTGttctccatcttcctcttcttcagtggtttggGACAGATCGCCAACTACATTGCTGCTTTTGTGCTAG gTACAGAGATCTTGACCGGCAATGTGCGGGTCCTGTTCTCATCAttgggtgtgtgtctgtgttttgccATTGGCTACATGATGCTGCCACTCTTTGCTTACTTTTTAAGGGACTGGAAATCTCTCCTGCTGGCTATCGCTCTGTCTGGACTGCTCTACATCCCTCTCTGGTG GTTCATTCCAGAGTCTCCTCGGTGGCTGCTCTCTCAGGGAAAAGTGGAGCAGGCAGAGGCCATACTGAGAAACGCTGCTAAGCAGAACAAAGTTGAGGCTCCTAAGGTCATCTTTGAATGTTGTGGT GATGACGAGAAAAAGTCACTgtataaaaaagagaaactccACACTGCCTTTGACCTATTAAGAACCAGCAACATCAGAACCACAACACTGATTCTCTGCCTGGTGTG GTTCACTCTGAGTACTGGCTATTATGGCCTGTCCCTGAACACATCAAAACTAGGTGCTGATGCCTATATCAGCTGTTTCATCTCAGCGGCTGTAGAGGTGCCAGCATACCTTTTCAGCTGGCTGGCACTGAAATACTTTCCACGACGACTTTCCTCCTGTTGTACAGTGCTCCTGGGCGGAGTATCCCTGTACTTCATTCAGCTGGTGCCTGAAA CTTTACCAGAGGTGTCTATTACACTGGAGATGCTGGGTAAATGTGGCTTTGCCTGCGGTACATCCATGATGTTTGCCTACACAGCAGAGCTTTACCCAACAGTACTTAGGAACACTGCAACAGGGACATGTTCTATGTTTTCCAGAGTGGGTGGCTGCTCTGCACCTTTTTTGATACAGCTGA GTTCATACTTTAAGTATCTGCCTTATATTATTTTGGGGACTCTGGCTGTTCTGTCTGCCTTTGCCACTCTCTTCCTACCAGAGAGTTTTGGACGACCTCTTCCTGAAACTGTTGACCAGATGTataagagagagag GGTGAAGTGTCCATGCATCACTGGGAAAGAAACACCAGAACCTGTGGTGCTTTCGGAAAGTCAACTGTAG